In Oceanobacillus sp. FSL K6-2867, one DNA window encodes the following:
- the ehuD gene encoding ectoine/hydroxyectoine ABC transporter permease subunit EhuD, whose amino-acid sequence MNNNWSWETFMDALPFVLQGLWITVSLTITCYLFALLFGFVWTFLRKVPNTFFNWVVTWIMEFIRSTPPLVQLFFLFYAWPMMPGIGVTLSPFTSAVLGLGIHFSTYIGEIYRSGIESIDKGQWEASKALNFSTVDKWRKIILPQAIPPTIPMLGNYFIIMFKEVPLASTIGVAGIMLMADSYGAQNWSYLEPLTIVGILFLVLSYPSAVLIKKLEIKMNTRFDKNAAIK is encoded by the coding sequence ATGAATAATAACTGGAGCTGGGAAACATTTATGGACGCCCTTCCCTTCGTATTGCAGGGACTATGGATAACTGTTAGCTTAACGATTACATGCTATTTATTTGCTCTCCTATTCGGTTTTGTATGGACATTTCTCAGAAAAGTGCCGAATACATTTTTCAATTGGGTAGTTACTTGGATCATGGAATTTATTCGTTCTACTCCCCCGCTTGTTCAGCTTTTCTTTCTTTTCTATGCATGGCCAATGATGCCAGGAATCGGTGTTACGTTAAGTCCTTTTACAAGTGCAGTGCTCGGTCTTGGAATCCATTTTAGCACGTATATTGGTGAAATCTATCGATCCGGTATCGAAAGCATTGACAAAGGACAATGGGAAGCTTCTAAAGCGCTGAATTTTTCCACTGTTGATAAATGGAGGAAAATCATTTTACCACAAGCGATACCACCAACAATACCGATGCTCGGCAACTATTTCATCATTATGTTTAAAGAGGTTCCGCTTGCTTCTACAATAGGAGTTGCTGGTATAATGCTTATGGCGGATAGTTATGGCGCGCAAAACTGGTCATATTTAGAGCCGTTAACTATAGTTGGAATTTTATTCCTAGTCCTCAGTTATCCATCTGCGGTACTGATTAAGAAATTAGAAATTAAAATGAATACACGCTTTGATAAAAATGCGGCGATTAAATAG
- the ehuA gene encoding ectoine/hydroxyectoine ABC transporter ATP-binding protein EhuA — protein sequence MSEAIVRFQNVHKSFGDFDVLKGINLDIKPAEKVAVIGPSGSGKTTIIRMLMTLEEPSSGDIIVDGKNLWKMEKKGKMVKANEKHLREVRGDIGMVFQHFNLFPHMTILENCMTAPIHVKKESKEEVRDRSVKMLERVGLGDKLDSYPNQLSGGQKQRVAMARALVMRPKIMLFDEVTSALDPELVGEVLEVIRDLAKHEDMAMVLVTHEMDFALDIADKVLFLDEGVIAEQGTASEVIEHSENERLQGFLRRFRG from the coding sequence GTGTCTGAAGCCATCGTAAGATTCCAAAATGTACATAAATCCTTTGGTGATTTTGACGTATTAAAAGGAATTAATTTAGATATAAAGCCAGCTGAGAAAGTAGCTGTTATTGGACCTAGTGGGTCTGGAAAAACAACAATTATTCGAATGCTGATGACATTGGAGGAGCCGTCGTCAGGTGATATTATCGTGGACGGCAAAAATCTCTGGAAGATGGAAAAGAAAGGGAAAATGGTAAAAGCGAATGAAAAGCATTTAAGAGAAGTTCGTGGAGATATCGGAATGGTGTTTCAGCATTTTAACCTTTTTCCACATATGACAATTTTAGAAAACTGTATGACAGCACCGATTCATGTGAAAAAGGAAAGTAAAGAAGAGGTTCGCGACCGCTCCGTGAAAATGCTTGAACGTGTAGGGCTTGGAGACAAATTGGATAGCTATCCAAACCAGCTTTCCGGCGGGCAAAAACAGCGTGTGGCAATGGCTCGTGCACTTGTCATGCGGCCGAAGATTATGTTGTTTGATGAAGTGACGTCAGCACTTGATCCAGAGCTTGTTGGCGAAGTGCTTGAGGTTATACGGGATCTTGCCAAACATGAAGATATGGCAATGGTGCTTGTGACACACGAGATGGACTTTGCTCTTGATATCGCGGATAAAGTGCTATTCCTGGATGAAGGGGTCATTGCAGAGCAAGGTACGGCAAGCGAAGTGATTGAACACTCCGAGAATGAAAGACTGCAAGGGTTCCTGCGACGGTTCAGAGGATAA
- the ehuC gene encoding ectoine/hydroxyectoine ABC transporter permease subunit EhuC, which yields MNAIIEIFPQLARGLQVTITVLLASAILAYLMAFIAGLCRLSQSFFIRKFTGFYVEVFRGTSLIVQLFWLYYAIPMLFGIQLGSNWWAGVIAIGLNYGAYLSEVVRGSILSVANGQSEAATALNMSRFQRMRLVIFPQAVRMMLPEFGNYTIQMLKGTSLVSLIGMTDILYYGDIIRSSNLSQAPIVYLLVLVFYFILALPLIWLTRKGERISKKGVANG from the coding sequence ATGAATGCAATCATAGAGATTTTTCCACAGCTTGCAAGAGGACTTCAAGTAACGATCACCGTCCTGCTTGCTTCAGCAATTCTAGCTTATTTAATGGCTTTTATTGCTGGATTATGCCGTCTTTCTCAGAGTTTTTTCATCCGGAAATTCACTGGATTTTATGTGGAAGTTTTTCGTGGTACTTCCTTAATTGTTCAGTTATTCTGGCTTTACTATGCCATTCCAATGCTTTTTGGCATTCAGTTAGGTTCCAACTGGTGGGCCGGTGTGATTGCCATTGGTTTAAATTACGGTGCGTACCTTTCAGAGGTTGTCCGTGGATCCATTCTTTCTGTTGCAAATGGTCAATCTGAAGCCGCAACAGCACTAAACATGTCACGCTTCCAACGTATGCGACTCGTTATTTTTCCGCAAGCAGTAAGGATGATGCTTCCTGAATTCGGTAACTACACCATACAAATGCTAAAAGGAACTTCATTAGTTTCCTTAATTGGGATGACAGATATTTTATATTATGGCGATATTATTCGAAGCTCTAACCTGTCGCAGGCGCCAATTGTCTACCTATTAGTTCTTGTCTTCTACTTTATCCTTGCGCTACCACTTATTTGGTTGACAAGAAAAGGGGAACGTATTTCTAAGAAAGGAGTTGCTAACGGATGA